tgtgtggggggtgtgtgtgtgtgggggtgtgtgtgtgtgtgtgtgggtgtgtgtgtgtgtgcgtaacctttatttaacaaggcaagtcagttaagaacaaattcttatttacaatgacggcctaccctggccaaacccagacaacgttgggccaaatgtgcgccaccttatgggactcccaatcacggccggatgtgatacagcctggattcaaaccagggactatagtgacgcctcttgcactgagatgcagtgccttagaccgctgcgtccatgtgtgtgttaactatttaactgtactagaatgattAAAAGGGCGCTAAAATGTTACATTTCGGGTATCGGTATCGTTTTTTTCTTGGCAAGGACAATATCGGACATCGGTATCAGCCAGAAATGTCCTATCGGTGCATCCCTAATGACAACGTAGTAAAATTACTCACACCTCCCATTTCTCTAAGGCTATAGGTTATTACAGCACACAATTTAAAAAGTGTACAGTATCTCTATCTAAACTAATACAGGACAGTGTAACCTATTCATAACAGGAAGGGAAACATACATCCCAGGGTTACATAATAATCAGTATTACCATCTGTCATACATCCTTTGTGTGTGttcgtatgtatgtatgtgtgtgtgtgtgtgtgtgtgtgtgtgtgtgtatgtatgtatgtaagtgtgtgtgtgtgtgtatgtgtgtgtgtgtgtgtgtgtgtgtgtgtatgtatgtatgtatgtatgtgtatgtgtgtatgtgtgtgtgtgtgtgtgtgggacctggTCAGGATGGACCATAGAGTTCATCAACAACCTCAGGCTCTCTTCATGGACTGAACAGCCAGATGATGACACCATCCAAATCGACAATCTAGACCGTTATCTACGTGGCATTGATTTCTTAGAAATTATTGATCAGGAGAATCGCGGGCTGTAAACCGAGCGGCAAACCACAGGTTTGGGCATGAAGACCACCAGACCATAAAGGAAACATACAGCCATCAATGATCAACATACCAACACGTTAACTTATGGTCCATGAATAACAATACATGGAGAAGGGCTTGAACTCACGTTCATTGCGCCCTGTGGTTTGTGATTGATCCGAACGATTTAAAATGAATCATATGACATGCTGAGTCTGATGTGACGAGAGATGAGCAGCGTTATCGACAGCCAAGTTGAGCCATAACATAACATCAGATACATCATTAATAATTTATCATTATGAAATGGATGGGTCACATTTATTGAAATGATGCCATTCTAAGTGACGATTAACTGAATCGGTGTCATCATGCTTGCACCTCCTTTCGTCTGACGATGGAACCCACACAGCCTGAAGAAAAGCGTCGCCTCACCAGGGTCTTTGCAACGTTGCCTCTCTGCGTGATGTTTTTGCTGTGCTTTTCGTTTGCCATACGGATCCTTTGTTTTGCTACCATCTTCTGAGAATGTTATATTGATGTAAAAGTATTATATACCGGCGTTATTCTGATGCAGTGATGATGAAGCCACGAGACCccacttctctctgtctgcacctGCTGACGTGCGCGTGGACGGAAGTGCGCTTCCATGGAGCTGGGCGCGCGCGCTCtgctaaactgttttttttctgCCTCACCTCTCAATCTAACCAGCCATTTAGTCAAACTATTTATTGTTGAAAAATGTAATGGATTAATAGTTATGCTATTTGCCAGAGAAAAACACTTTTAACTGTAGTCTCAGTTGTCACCAATGCACAATCAGTGGTCTATTAAGTTATTCTACCTTTCTCAGACAGAAGCTGTTGTCAGGGCCTTGCCTATGAGCTGCACATGCCTGGGGTGTCTGGAGAAAGAGCATCATGTGTTTATTTGACAAACCTTacatacagtacaggacagtgactatggtggtctaGACAATGATGCAAAATTAGGTTAGAAACATTTAAGTGacctgttttttttatattttaaataCAGAATAGTTTAAGTCTGAATTTCAACCCTCTCCACCATTTATAACTAAcatatatgtcacgccctggtcgaagtattttgtgtttatcttcatgtattgggtcaggccagggtgtggcatggggtttttgtattgtggtgtgtttgtcttggggttttggtgttggtattgggattgtagcttagtggggtatctagtaaagtctatggctgtctggagtggttctcaatcagaggcaggtgtttatcgttgtctctgattgggaaccatatttaggcagccgtattctttgagtttgtcgtgggtgattgtccttagtgtcctctgtgttagtttgcaccagtttaggctgtttcggttttcacattacgtttattgttttttgtaaagttcgtgtttctttattattaaataaacatggattgcaatagccacgctgcattttggtccgatccttgctacacctcctcgtccgaggaggagatagaagaaagccgttacaatatAACTAACAgcttctgttttttttatactCACAAAATTATATAATATCTTTAGATGTGATTATGTTGGTAAAGTAGGGGTACAGATTTAAAATACCGAAGTGCATTATGGGTAACGTAGTAATTTAACTTTAGTTTTTGACCCAGTTGTTGTGGTGGCAGAGATGTAACCAAACTGTGAGCTACGCGCTTTTTTTCTCCGTTTGCCCACtattttattttgtcattcaGACTACCTCACACGGTGTACAAATGTAATAAATGTTAACTACTTAAGTGGAATTCCAGACTAACTCGTCATTAGCAGCGGATCCACAAAGGTGGGAATTACCCCAAAGCATCCGTGAATTGCTCTGGCCCAGGAGCTAGCAAGTGAAGGCTCCCCTGAGCCGTCTCGACTGTGGTCTGGAGGCGAGGCAGGAAAGGTAACACCGGGGGCTCGTCCAGGATGAAGGAACCAGAAGGTCAACTGGCGAAGTGGCTCGAGAAGTTTGGGGAGTATAACTTACATCATTCAGGACGCCACCACGAAAATGCTAACGTCCTGTTCAGGAGGCTCTGCCGCCAGACTTGCCCCTGCACTATACAGGACCAAACCCAGAACAATGA
This portion of the Oncorhynchus tshawytscha isolate Ot180627B linkage group LG26, Otsh_v2.0, whole genome shotgun sequence genome encodes:
- the LOC112224944 gene encoding stress-associated endoplasmic reticulum protein 2 isoform X1, with protein sequence MVAKQRIRMANEKHSKNITQRGNVAKTLVRRRFSSGCVGSIVRRKERPQEEKYPVGPWLLALFVFVVCGSAIFQIIQSIRMGM